The window ATGATCGCGAATGCCAAGACCGACCTCGCCCAGGCCGAACTGAACCTGACCCGCAGCGAAATCCACGCGCCCATCAGCGGTTTGATCGGCCAGCGCGCCGCTCGCGAAGGCCAATACGTGCAGGCCGGCGCTTACCTGCTGTCGATCGTCCCGGATCAGGACATCTGGATTCAGGCCAACTTCAAGGAAACCCAGATCGGTCACATGCAGCCCGGCCAGAAAGCCAAATTGACCTTTGACGCCTACAGCGACACGCCAATCGATGCGCGGGTCGACAGCCTGTTCGCCGCCTCGGGCGCGCAGTTCAGCCTGTTGCCGCCGGACAATGCCACGGGCAACTTCACCAAAGTCGTACAACGGATTCCGGTCAAACTGACCTTCGCCGCGGACAACCCGCTGCACGGCAAGATTCGCCCAGGCATGTCGGTCACCGCCAAAGTGAACATCAAAGACACCCCTGACGATGGCCGGTGATCAACTGATCCGCCCGGTCGAAGAGCCGACCCGGCGGGACTGGATTGCGGTGATGAGCGTGATGCTCGGCGCCTTCATGGCCGTGCTCGACATTCAGATCACCAACTCGTCGCTCAAGGACATTCAGGGCGCATTATCAGCAACCCTCGAAGAAGGCTCGTGGATTTCCACCTCCTACCTGGTCGCAGAAATCATCATGATCCCGCTGACTGCGTGGCTGGTGCAGCTGCTGTCGGCGCGACGCCTGGCGGTCTGGGTTTCATTGGGATTTCTCGCCGCCTCCCTGCTTTGCTCCATGGCCTGGAGCCTGGAGAGCATGATCATCTTTCGGGCGCTGCAGGGCTTCACCGGCGGCGCGCTGATCCCGCTGGCGTTCACCCTCACCCTGATCAAACTCCCGGAACACCACCGCGCCAAAGGCATGGCCATGTTCGCCATGACTGCGACATTCGCGCCCTCCATCGGCCCGACGCTGGGCGGCTGGCTGACGGAAAACTGGGGCTGGGAATACATTTTCTACATCAACATACCGCCGGGCCTGATCATGATCGCCGGCCTGATGTACGGCCTGGAGAAGAAAGAAGCGCACTGGGAACTGCTCAAAAGCACCGACTACATGGGCATTCTCACGCTCGGCGTCGGTCTCGGTTGCTTGCAGGTGTTCCTGGAGGAAGGCCATCGCAAGGACTGGCTCGAGTCGAACCTGATCGTGACCCTGGGCAGCATCGCGCTGGTCAGCCTGATCACCTTTGTGATCGTGCAGTTTTCCAAGCCCAATCCCTTGATCAACCTCAGCATCCTGGGTAATCGCAACTTTGGTTTATCGAGTATTTCCAGCCTCGGGATGGGCGTCGGCTTGTACGGCTCGATCTTCCTGTTGCCGCTGTATCTGGCGCAGATCCAGAACTACAACGCTTTGCAGATCGGTGAAGTGATCATGTGGATGGGCGTGCCGCAGCTGTTTCTGATTCCGCTGGTGCCGAAGCTGATGAAGTACGTGTCGCCGAAATGGCTATGCACGCTGGGCTTCGGCCTGTTCGGGTTGGCGAGTTTTTCGTCAGGGGTGCTGAACCCGGACTTTGCCGGGCCGCAGTTCAATCAGATCCAGATCATCCGGGCGCTTGGCCAGCCGTTGATCATGGTGACCATCTCGCTGATCGCCACCGCTTACATCCTGCCGCAGGATGCGGGGTCGGCGTCGAGCCTGTTCAACATCCTGCGCAACCTCGGCGGCGCGATTGGCATCGCCCTCCTCGCCACATTGCTGGATGCGCGGACCAAGACCTATTTTGATTATCTGCGTGAATCCATCGTGCCGAGCAATCCGCAGGTGGCGGAGCGGATGGCGTTAATGACGGACCGGTTTGGCAGTGAGACGGCGGCGCTGGGCAAACTGAGCGAGATTGCGCATCAGCAGGCGTCGATCATGGCGTACAACGATGCGTTTCACTTTGTCGGGATTGCATTGGGGATCAGCATGCTGGCGGTGTTGTTGACCAAGGCGTTGCCGGCGGGGCTCAAAGCTGGGGAGGCGCATTAAGACCGAGGCGTCCCAATCGCGAGCAGGCTCGCTCCCACAGGGTTCTCTGATGTTCACATAACAGTGAACACACAGAAGTCCAATGTGGGAGCGAGCCTGCTCGCGATGAGGCCAGCAAATTCAGCGGAAATCAGACAGTGATCAACCGATCCCGCAACTTGCCAATCTCATCGCGCATCTGCGCCGCCGCCTCAAACTCCAGATCCCGCGCCAACGCGTACATCTTCTCTTCCAGGGCTTTAATGCGCTTGGCGATCTCGCCCGGTGAGCGCAATTCGGCCTCGTACTTGGCGCTCTCTTCGGCGGCCTTGGCCATGCCTTTGCGCTTCTTGCTGCGCGAACCCGGTACGGTGGCGCCTTCCATGATGTCGGCCACGTCCTTGAACACACCCTTCGGCGTGATCCCGTTGGCAAGGTTGAAGGCGATTTGCTTGTCGCGACGACGCTCGGTTTCACCGATCGCCCGCTCCATGGAACCGGTGATGCGATCCGCATAGAGAATCGCCCGGCCATTGAGGTTTCGCGCCGCCCGGCCGATGGTCTGGATCAGCGAACGCTCGGAACGCAGGAAGCCTTCCTTGTCCGCATCGAGGATCGCCACCAGCGAGACTTCCGGCATGTCCAGGCCTTCGCGCAGCAGGTTGATCCCCACCAGCACATCGAAGGTGCCCAGACGCAAATCGCGGATGATTTCGACTCGTTCCACGGTGTCGATGTCCGAGTGCAAGTAGCGCACGCGCACGCCGTGGTCGGCCAGGTAATCGGTCAAGTCTTCGGACATGCGCTTGGTCAGCGTGGTGACCAGCACCCGCTCTTCCAGCGCCACGCGCTTGCCGATTTCCGAGAGCAAATCGTCGACCTGGGTCAGCGCCGGGCGGATTTCGATTTGCGGGTCCACCAGGCCGGTGGGGCGCACCAGTTGCTCGACCACGCGACCGGCGTGTTCCGCTTCGTAATTGCCCGGCGTGGCCGAGACGAAAATCGTCTGCGGGCTGATGCCTTCGAATTCGTCGAAACGCATCGGCCGGTTGTCCAGCGCTGACGGCAGGCGGAAGCCATATTCCACCAGCGTCTCTTTACGGGAACGGTCGCCTTTATACATGGCGCCGACCTGCGGCACGCTGACGTGGGATTCGTCGATCACCAGCAAGGCGTCGGCCGGCAGGTAGTCGAACAGTGTCGGTGGCGCCTGGCCGGACTCACGGCCCGACAGGTAGCGCGAGTAGTTTTCGATGCCGTTGCAGTAACCCAGCTCGAGGATCATCTCCAGGTCGAAACGGGTGCGCTGTTCCAGGCGCTGGGCTTCAACGAGTTTATTGTTGGAACGCAGGTAATCCAGGCGCTCCTGCAATTCGACTTTAATTCCTTCGACGGCACCCAGCAGGGTTTCCCGTGGCGTCACGTAGTGGCTTTTCGGATAGAAGGTGAACCGCGGCAGCTTTCGGATCACTTCACCGGTCAGCGGATCGAAGGCCGACAGGCTCTCGACTTCGTCATCGAACAACTCGATGCGGATCGCTTCGAAATCGGATTCCGCCGGGTGGATATCGATCACATCGCCGCGCACCCGGAAGGTCGCCCGGGCGAACTCCATGTCGTTGCGGGTGTATTGCAGATCTGCGAGACGGCGCAGCAACGCGCGCTGATCGAGCTTGTCGCCGCGATCCACGTGCAACACCATCTTCAGATAGGTTTCCGGACTGCCCAGGCCGTAGATACAAGACACCGTGGTGACGATGATCGCGTCTTTGCGCTCCAGCAGCGCTTTGGTCGCGGACAGCCGCATCTGTTCGATGTGGTCGTTGATCGAGGCGTCTTTCTCGATAAAGGTGTCCGACGACGGCACATAGGCTTCGGGCTGGTAGTAGTCGTAGTAGGAAACGAAGTATTCGACGGCGTTGTTCGGGAAGAACGCCTTGAACTCGCCGTACAACTGCGCGGCCAGAGTCTTGTTCGGCGCCAGCACCAGGGTCGGACGCTGCACTTGGGCGATCACGTTGGCGATGCTGAAGGTCTTGCCCGAGCCGGTCACACCGAGCAACGTCTGGTGCGCCAGCCCGGCTTCGATGCCCTCGACCATCAGGCGGATGGCTTCCGGCTGATCGCCGGCGGGCTCGAAGCGGGTGACTAGCTGGAATTCAGACATGCATACCTCTCGATTCTCGAAGCAGGGTATCGCGCCAGCGCGGTCAAACCGGCAGCAACGAGATAGGCCGCAAACGACTCACGTCGCCCGAGGAAAAAACTGGATTGTGCTCAATGTGGTGCCGATTGCCTGCGCTTTCAAGGCAAACGTCCTACATCCCTTGAAGTCTTTGATGGCGACATTCGACTAACGGTCGAAAAATAATCGAAAAAACTTAACCTAAAAGCCGAATCGTCTGTCGCCATCAATCGCAGATGGCCTCTATACTAGCTCCCCGTTTGTGCACCGCTCTAGTGCATTCGGCTGGAGCGCGACACGTCCCTCCACTCTCCATTCAGAGCCGCCGCAAAAATGAGCCTGTTCTCCGCTGTCGAAATGGCACCACGCGATCCAATCCTGGGCCTCAACGAAGCATTCAACGCCGATACTCGTACCACCAAGGTCAACCTGGGGGTCGGTGTTTACTGCAACGAGGAGGGGCGAATTCCACTCCTGCGCGCCGTTGTCGAAGCCGAGACGATTCGCGTCGCTCAACACGCGTCCCGTGGCTATTTGCCAATCGACGGCATCGCCGCCTACGACCAGGCAGTGCAGAAATTGCTGTTCGGCAATGACTCTCCACTGATCGCCGCTGGCCGCGTCATCACCACCCAGGCCGTCGGTGGCACGGGCGCCCTGAAAATTGGTGCCGACTTCCTCAAGCAACTGCTGCCGAACGCCGTCGTGGCGATCAGCGACCCGAGCTGGGAAAACCACCGAGCCCTGTTCGAAACCGCCGGTTTCCCGGTGCAGAACTATCGCTACTACGACGCCGCGACCCACGACGTCAACCGTGCCGGCCTGCTCGAAGACCTGAACGCCCTGCCGTCCGGCTCGATCGTTGTGCTGCACGCCTGCTGCCACAACCCGACCGGCGTGGACCTGAGCCCGGCGGACTGGAAAAACGTCCTGGATGTGGTGAAAGCCAAAGGTCACGTGCCGTTCCTCGACATGGCCTACCAGGGTTTTGGCGATGGCATCGACGAAGACGCCGCTGCCGTGCGCCTGTTCGCTGAGTCGGGTCTGACCTTCTTCGTTTCCAGCTCGTTCTCCAAATCCTTCTCGCTGTACGGCGAGCGCGTTGGCGCCTTGTCGATCGTCAGCGAATCGAAAGAAGAAAGCGCACGCGTGCTGTCGCAAGTCAAACGTGTGATCCGCACCAACTACTCCAACCCGCCGACCCACGGTGCAAGCATCGTCGCCGCTGTGTTGAACAGCCCGG is drawn from Pseudomonas sp. 31-12 and contains these coding sequences:
- a CDS encoding MDR family MFS transporter — its product is MMSVMLGAFMAVLDIQITNSSLKDIQGALSATLEEGSWISTSYLVAEIIMIPLTAWLVQLLSARRLAVWVSLGFLAASLLCSMAWSLESMIIFRALQGFTGGALIPLAFTLTLIKLPEHHRAKGMAMFAMTATFAPSIGPTLGGWLTENWGWEYIFYINIPPGLIMIAGLMYGLEKKEAHWELLKSTDYMGILTLGVGLGCLQVFLEEGHRKDWLESNLIVTLGSIALVSLITFVIVQFSKPNPLINLSILGNRNFGLSSISSLGMGVGLYGSIFLLPLYLAQIQNYNALQIGEVIMWMGVPQLFLIPLVPKLMKYVSPKWLCTLGFGLFGLASFSSGVLNPDFAGPQFNQIQIIRALGQPLIMVTISLIATAYILPQDAGSASSLFNILRNLGGAIGIALLATLLDARTKTYFDYLRESIVPSNPQVAERMALMTDRFGSETAALGKLSEIAHQQASIMAYNDAFHFVGIALGISMLAVLLTKALPAGLKAGEAH
- the uvrB gene encoding excinuclease ABC subunit UvrB; the encoded protein is MSEFQLVTRFEPAGDQPEAIRLMVEGIEAGLAHQTLLGVTGSGKTFSIANVIAQVQRPTLVLAPNKTLAAQLYGEFKAFFPNNAVEYFVSYYDYYQPEAYVPSSDTFIEKDASINDHIEQMRLSATKALLERKDAIIVTTVSCIYGLGSPETYLKMVLHVDRGDKLDQRALLRRLADLQYTRNDMEFARATFRVRGDVIDIHPAESDFEAIRIELFDDEVESLSAFDPLTGEVIRKLPRFTFYPKSHYVTPRETLLGAVEGIKVELQERLDYLRSNNKLVEAQRLEQRTRFDLEMILELGYCNGIENYSRYLSGRESGQAPPTLFDYLPADALLVIDESHVSVPQVGAMYKGDRSRKETLVEYGFRLPSALDNRPMRFDEFEGISPQTIFVSATPGNYEAEHAGRVVEQLVRPTGLVDPQIEIRPALTQVDDLLSEIGKRVALEERVLVTTLTKRMSEDLTDYLADHGVRVRYLHSDIDTVERVEIIRDLRLGTFDVLVGINLLREGLDMPEVSLVAILDADKEGFLRSERSLIQTIGRAARNLNGRAILYADRITGSMERAIGETERRRDKQIAFNLANGITPKGVFKDVADIMEGATVPGSRSKKRKGMAKAAEESAKYEAELRSPGEIAKRIKALEEKMYALARDLEFEAAAQMRDEIGKLRDRLITV
- a CDS encoding amino acid aminotransferase, with amino-acid sequence MSLFSAVEMAPRDPILGLNEAFNADTRTTKVNLGVGVYCNEEGRIPLLRAVVEAETIRVAQHASRGYLPIDGIAAYDQAVQKLLFGNDSPLIAAGRVITTQAVGGTGALKIGADFLKQLLPNAVVAISDPSWENHRALFETAGFPVQNYRYYDAATHDVNRAGLLEDLNALPSGSIVVLHACCHNPTGVDLSPADWKNVLDVVKAKGHVPFLDMAYQGFGDGIDEDAAAVRLFAESGLTFFVSSSFSKSFSLYGERVGALSIVSESKEESARVLSQVKRVIRTNYSNPPTHGASIVAAVLNSPELRAQWEEELAEMRLRIRGMRTQMVDLLAKNAPQRDFSFVGRQRGMFSYSGLTVEQVTRLRSEFGIYALDTGRICVAALNQSNIDAVTKAIVAVI